A window of the Oncorhynchus masou masou isolate Uvic2021 chromosome 13, UVic_Omas_1.1, whole genome shotgun sequence genome harbors these coding sequences:
- the LOC135552478 gene encoding high mobility group protein B1-like, producing the protein MGKDPRKPRGKMSSYAYFVQTCRAEHKKKHPEASVNFAEFSKKCSERWKPMSPKEKGKFEDMAKQDKVRYEREMKNYIPPNGQKKKRFKDPNAPKRPPSAFFIFCADFRAKIKSEHPGLSIGDTAKKLGVMWNSSAAEEKKPYEKKAATLKEKYDKDIASYRTNGRVDTASSAAADDEEEDDEEDDDEDEDDDE; encoded by the exons ATGGGGAAAGATCCTAGGAAACCGAGAGGCAAGATGTCGTCATATGCTTACTTCGTGCAGACCTGCAGGGCGGAGCACAAGAAGAAACACCCCGAAGCCAGTGTCAACTTCGCTGAGTTCTCCAAGAAATGCTCAGAGCGATGGAAG CCCATGTCTCCTAAAGAAAAAGGCAAGTTTGAAGACATGGCGAAGCAAGACAAGGTCCGCTACGAGAGAGAAATGAAGAACTACATCCCACCCAATGGCCAGAAAAAGAAGAGGTTTAAGGATCCTAATGCCCCCAAGAGACCACC GTCTGCGTTCTTCATCTTCTGTGCTGACTTCCGGGCCAAGATAAAGAGCGAGCACCCAGGCCTGTCCATTGGAGACACTGCTAAGAAGCTGGGAGTGATGTGGAATAGCTCTGCAGCTGAGGAGAAGAAGCCGTACGAGAAGAAGGCCGCCACGCTGAAGGAGAAATACGACAAG GATATCGCCTCATACCGCACCAATGGTAGAGTGGATACGGCCTCCTCCGCAGCTGCTGATGACGAAGAAGAGGATGATGAGGAAGATGACGATGAGGACGAGGATGATGACGAGTAG